The Desulfuromonas sp. genome includes a window with the following:
- a CDS encoding TOBE domain-containing protein, giving the protein MNPTENGEVPIGPEWDGLQLQGNADMELLDAICSCGSINRAAKMLGLSYRAAWERIDRLNNLSRKPLLERSTGGRGGGGTQLTRAGKEFLERYRLLHREYQRMLSHLEGGAARGQKNLALMKRLNMQFSARNAWCGEILEISQGQVNAQVAISLQGPAVLSAMVTRQSLNSLALAPGREVLALAKASSVIIGLDLRPEQVGAQNLLTGQVRRIVAGPAQADVTLELPGGSTASGVVSLEGLECLGLAEGDEACALIKATDILLATVQ; this is encoded by the coding sequence ATGAATCCGACCGAAAACGGAGAAGTCCCGATCGGCCCGGAATGGGACGGTCTGCAGTTGCAGGGCAATGCGGACATGGAGCTGCTCGATGCCATCTGCTCCTGCGGATCGATCAACCGGGCGGCGAAAATGCTGGGGCTGAGCTACAGGGCGGCCTGGGAGAGGATCGACCGGTTGAACAACCTGTCCCGGAAGCCGCTGCTCGAGCGCAGCACCGGCGGCCGGGGCGGTGGCGGCACACAGCTGACCCGGGCCGGGAAGGAGTTTCTCGAGCGCTACCGGCTGCTGCATCGCGAGTATCAACGCATGCTGTCGCACCTCGAAGGCGGTGCCGCCCGGGGCCAGAAGAACCTGGCGCTGATGAAGAGGCTGAACATGCAGTTCAGTGCGAGAAATGCCTGGTGTGGAGAGATCCTGGAGATTTCCCAGGGGCAGGTCAACGCGCAGGTGGCGATATCCCTGCAGGGCCCGGCCGTGCTGAGCGCAATGGTCACCCGGCAGAGCCTGAACAGCCTCGCACTTGCGCCCGGCCGCGAGGTTCTGGCCCTGGCCAAGGCCTCGTCGGTCATCATTGGCCTCGATTTGCGTCCCGAGCAGGTGGGAGCCCAAAACCTGCTGACCGGGCAGGTGCGGCGGATCGTTGCGGGACCGGCGCAGGCCGACGTGACCCTTGAGCTGCCGGGGGGGAGCACGGCCAGCGGCGTGGTCAGCCTGGAAGGGTTGGAGTGCCTGGGACTCGCCGAGGGGGACGAGGCCTGTGCGCTGATCAAGGCCACGGATATTCTGCTGGCGACGGTGCAATGA
- the fdxB gene encoding ferredoxin III, nif-specific: MAYLTGKTKGGADWTPTFVEAIDHEKCIGCGRCYKACSRKVLGPFDLEDEESESIRMVMEIVKNDACIGCAGCGVTCSKKAFSFKPMEV; this comes from the coding sequence ATGGCTTACCTGACCGGCAAGACCAAGGGCGGCGCCGACTGGACCCCCACCTTCGTCGAGGCGATCGACCACGAAAAGTGCATCGGCTGCGGCCGCTGCTACAAAGCCTGCTCCCGCAAAGTGCTGGGGCCCTTCGATCTGGAGGACGAGGAGTCCGAATCGATCCGCATGGTCATGGAGATCGTCAAGAACGATGCCTGCATCGGCTGCGCCGGCTGCGGGGTGACCTGCAGCAAGAAGGCCTTCTCCTTCAAGCCGATGGAAGTCTAA
- a CDS encoding NifB/NifX family molybdenum-iron cluster-binding protein — protein MYDFKKGNPRQVKEVQVEKYCSFDPDHPFRHEQFNAIVAALDGCRAVVTAQIGELPKQELQKAGMVAVNASGPIIPALQAAHDAACGCGCKKPSPDGPCPHSA, from the coding sequence ATCTACGACTTCAAAAAGGGCAACCCCAGGCAGGTCAAGGAAGTGCAGGTGGAGAAATACTGTTCCTTCGACCCCGACCACCCCTTCCGCCACGAACAGTTCAACGCCATCGTTGCGGCCCTGGACGGCTGCAGAGCGGTGGTCACCGCCCAGATCGGCGAGTTGCCGAAGCAGGAACTTCAGAAAGCCGGCATGGTCGCGGTCAATGCCTCCGGGCCGATCATCCCGGCTCTGCAGGCGGCCCATGACGCGGCATGCGGATGCGGCTGCAAAAAGCCGTCCCCCGACGGCCCCTGCCCTCACTCGGCCTGA
- the nifD gene encoding nitrogenase molybdenum-iron protein alpha chain translates to MAERKPIAGVTKEKTEKLIEETLAAMPEKAHKKRAPHLGANEPSASPCAVKSNKKVVPGVMSQRGCAYAGAKGVVWGPIRDMIHVSHGPIGCGVYSWGTRRNLMQGTPGVTSFPMDFTSDFQERDIVYGGDQKLEKLLGEADELFPLNKGMSILSECPVGLIGDDINAVAKKMEGELDKLVVPCNCEGFRGVSQSLGHHISNDSIRDHIIGKYEFPDEAGPYDVALIGDYNIGGDVWAAKPILEEIGLNVKSVWTGDGEVEKIAATHTVKLNLIHCYRSMNYMCKVMEEKYDIPWLEYNFFGPTKIEESLRAIGELFDDTIKANVEKVIAKYKPIMEAVIDQYKPRLDGKTAMLFVGGLRPRHTIGAYEDLGIQITGAGYEFAHQDDYDRTAPEMAKGTLIYDDVSEFELEKFVEELKPDLVGSGIKEKYVFQKAGIPFRQMHSWDYSGPYHGYEGFKIFARDIDMAINSPTWKLVKAPY, encoded by the coding sequence ATGGCCGAAAGAAAGCCCATCGCGGGCGTGACCAAAGAAAAAACCGAGAAGCTGATCGAGGAGACCCTCGCGGCGATGCCGGAGAAGGCCCATAAGAAACGCGCCCCCCACCTGGGCGCCAACGAGCCGAGCGCCTCGCCCTGCGCGGTCAAGTCGAACAAAAAGGTCGTCCCCGGGGTCATGAGCCAGCGCGGCTGCGCATACGCCGGCGCCAAGGGGGTGGTCTGGGGCCCGATCCGCGACATGATCCACGTCTCCCACGGCCCCATCGGCTGCGGCGTCTACAGCTGGGGGACCCGGCGCAACCTGATGCAGGGGACCCCTGGCGTCACCTCCTTCCCCATGGACTTCACCTCAGATTTCCAGGAGCGCGACATCGTCTACGGCGGCGACCAGAAGCTGGAGAAACTGCTGGGCGAGGCGGACGAGCTCTTCCCCCTGAACAAGGGGATGTCGATCCTTTCCGAGTGCCCGGTCGGACTCATCGGCGACGACATCAACGCTGTCGCCAAGAAGATGGAAGGCGAACTCGACAAGCTGGTCGTGCCCTGCAACTGCGAGGGTTTCCGCGGCGTCTCCCAGTCGCTGGGGCACCACATCTCCAACGACTCGATCCGCGACCACATCATCGGCAAGTACGAGTTCCCGGACGAAGCCGGCCCCTACGACGTCGCGCTGATCGGCGACTACAACATCGGCGGCGACGTTTGGGCCGCCAAGCCGATCCTCGAAGAGATCGGCCTCAACGTCAAGAGCGTCTGGACCGGCGACGGCGAGGTGGAGAAGATCGCCGCCACCCACACCGTCAAACTCAACCTGATCCACTGCTACCGCTCCATGAACTACATGTGCAAGGTCATGGAAGAGAAGTACGACATTCCCTGGCTCGAGTACAACTTCTTCGGCCCGACCAAGATCGAGGAGAGCCTGCGCGCCATCGGCGAACTGTTCGACGACACCATCAAGGCGAACGTCGAGAAGGTGATCGCCAAGTACAAGCCGATCATGGAGGCGGTGATCGACCAGTACAAACCGCGCCTCGACGGCAAGACCGCCATGCTCTTCGTCGGCGGCCTGCGCCCCCGGCACACCATCGGCGCCTACGAGGACCTCGGCATCCAGATCACTGGCGCCGGCTACGAGTTCGCCCACCAGGACGACTACGACCGGACCGCGCCGGAAATGGCCAAAGGGACCTTGATCTACGACGACGTCTCCGAATTTGAGCTCGAGAAGTTCGTCGAAGAACTCAAGCCCGACCTGGTCGGGTCCGGCATCAAGGAGAAGTACGTCTTCCAGAAGGCCGGCATCCCCTTCCGCCAGATGCACAGCTGGGACTACTCGGGTCCCTATCACGGTTACGAAGGGTTCAAGATCTTCGCCCGCGACATCGACATGGCGATCAACAGCCCCACCTGGAAACTGGTGAAGGCGCCGTATTAA
- the nifH gene encoding nitrogenase iron protein has translation MAEKKLRQIAIYGKGGIGKSTTTQNTVAGLASLGKKVLIIGCDPKADSTRLILHAKAQETVMDKVRELGTVEDLELEDVLKWGYGDVKCVESGGPEPGVGCAGRGVITAINFLEEEGAYTPDLDFVFYDVLGDVVCGGFAMPIRENKAQEIYIVVSGEMMAMYAANNICKGIVKYAASGSVRLAGLICNSRNTDREADLITALAERLGTQMIHFVPRDNQVQRAELRRMTVIEYSPEHKQANEYRELARKISENEMFVVPNPLEMEELEDLLMEFGIMEAEDESIVGKVEGAA, from the coding sequence ATGGCTGAAAAAAAACTTCGTCAGATCGCGATCTACGGCAAAGGCGGCATCGGCAAATCGACCACCACCCAGAATACGGTGGCCGGACTCGCCTCCCTCGGCAAGAAGGTGCTGATCATCGGTTGCGACCCCAAGGCCGACTCGACCCGCCTGATCCTCCACGCCAAAGCTCAGGAGACGGTCATGGACAAGGTCCGCGAGCTCGGTACCGTCGAGGACCTGGAGCTTGAAGACGTACTCAAGTGGGGCTACGGCGACGTCAAATGCGTCGAGTCGGGCGGCCCCGAGCCGGGGGTCGGCTGCGCCGGCCGCGGCGTCATTACCGCCATCAACTTCCTCGAGGAGGAGGGCGCCTACACCCCCGACCTCGACTTCGTCTTCTACGACGTTCTCGGCGACGTCGTCTGCGGCGGCTTCGCCATGCCGATACGCGAGAACAAGGCCCAGGAAATCTACATCGTCGTCTCCGGCGAGATGATGGCCATGTACGCCGCCAACAACATCTGCAAAGGGATCGTCAAGTACGCCGCTTCCGGCAGCGTTCGCCTGGCCGGCCTGATCTGCAACAGCCGCAACACCGACCGCGAGGCGGACCTGATTACCGCCCTGGCCGAGCGCCTCGGCACCCAGATGATCCACTTCGTCCCCCGCGACAACCAGGTGCAGCGCGCCGAACTGCGCCGGATGACCGTCATCGAGTACTCCCCCGAGCACAAACAGGCCAACGAGTACCGCGAACTGGCCCGCAAGATCAGCGAGAACGAAATGTTCGTCGTCCCCAACCCGCTGGAGATGGAAGAGCTCGAAGACCTGCTGATGGAATTCGGCATCATGGAAGCCGAAGACGAGTCGATCGTCGGCAAGGTCGAAGGGGCGGCTTAA
- a CDS encoding radical SAM protein: MATGCPMMKAKRQTDHPCFGGDHANTGRIHLPVAPGCNIKCGFCERKFDCANESRPGVTSQILSPEQALERVRLVSRHPKVGGKLKVVGIAGPGDPLANPKTFETFELVREAFPQMHLCLSTNGLLLTEHLDRLLSLGVHSVTVTVNALTPETGAKVYEWVRHGDVRLEGEAGAALLLKRQFEGIRYAAAAGMMVKVNSVYIPGVNDHETLDLAVKVRDLGADVMNIIPMIPLGIFKGLEPPSDVVMEMVRNKAELILAQARHCKQCRADAAGLVGQDLDLEELHAQAS; the protein is encoded by the coding sequence ATGGCCACCGGATGCCCGATGATGAAAGCCAAGAGACAGACCGACCACCCCTGCTTCGGCGGGGACCACGCCAATACCGGCCGCATCCACCTGCCGGTGGCGCCGGGCTGCAATATCAAGTGCGGCTTCTGCGAGCGCAAGTTCGACTGCGCCAACGAGAGCCGCCCCGGGGTGACCAGCCAGATCCTTTCCCCCGAGCAGGCCCTGGAGCGGGTGCGACTGGTCAGCCGCCACCCCAAGGTCGGCGGCAAGTTGAAAGTCGTCGGCATCGCAGGTCCCGGCGACCCCCTGGCCAACCCGAAGACCTTCGAGACGTTCGAACTGGTCAGGGAGGCCTTTCCGCAGATGCACCTCTGCCTCTCCACCAACGGCCTGCTCCTCACCGAGCACCTCGACCGCCTGCTGAGCCTCGGCGTCCACAGCGTCACCGTGACCGTCAACGCCCTGACCCCCGAGACCGGGGCGAAGGTCTACGAGTGGGTCCGCCACGGCGATGTGCGGCTCGAGGGCGAAGCGGGCGCGGCCCTGCTGCTCAAGCGGCAGTTCGAGGGAATCCGCTATGCGGCGGCCGCCGGCATGATGGTCAAGGTCAACTCGGTCTACATCCCCGGCGTCAACGACCACGAGACCCTCGACCTGGCCGTCAAGGTCCGCGACCTCGGCGCCGACGTCATGAACATCATCCCGATGATCCCGCTCGGAATCTTCAAGGGACTCGAACCCCCGAGCGATGTCGTCATGGAGATGGTGCGCAACAAGGCCGAGCTGATCCTCGCCCAGGCGCGCCACTGCAAGCAGTGCCGGGCCGATGCCGCCGGGCTGGTCGGCCAGGACCTCGACCTGGAAGAACTGCACGCCCAGGCCAGCTGA
- the modB gene encoding molybdate ABC transporter permease subunit: MFTLSPTDIQALWLSAQVATAATLVALPAGFAIAWLLVFSRLPCKALVDGLVNLPLVLPPVVVGYLLLLLLGRQGPLGALLNSLGIQMIFTWKAAVVACAVIGLPLMVRSIRLGMEQIDPHLLHASRTLGAGWFDTMRSVVLPLTVPSLVAGATLCFARSLGEFGATIILAGNIPGVTQTIPLAIYDYTNTPGGEAGALSLCLVSIVLSYVVLLFNEAALRRFRKTNG, from the coding sequence ATGTTCACCCTTTCTCCAACCGACATCCAGGCCCTGTGGCTGTCGGCGCAGGTCGCGACGGCGGCGACGCTGGTGGCCCTGCCGGCCGGGTTCGCCATCGCCTGGCTGCTGGTCTTCAGCCGTTTGCCCTGCAAGGCCCTGGTCGATGGGCTGGTGAATCTGCCGCTGGTGCTGCCGCCGGTGGTCGTCGGTTACCTGCTGCTGCTCCTCCTGGGGCGGCAGGGCCCGCTGGGGGCACTGCTGAATTCCCTCGGCATCCAGATGATTTTCACCTGGAAGGCCGCTGTGGTCGCCTGCGCGGTCATCGGCCTGCCGCTGATGGTGCGCTCGATCCGCCTTGGGATGGAGCAGATCGATCCCCACCTGCTCCATGCCTCGCGCACCCTCGGCGCCGGCTGGTTCGACACCATGCGCTCGGTGGTGCTCCCCCTGACCGTCCCCTCCCTGGTGGCCGGCGCCACCCTCTGCTTCGCCCGCAGCCTCGGGGAGTTCGGCGCCACGATCATCCTCGCCGGCAACATCCCCGGCGTCACCCAGACCATCCCCCTGGCCATCTACGACTACACCAACACGCCCGGAGGCGAGGCCGGGGCCCTCTCCCTGTGCCTGGTATCGATCGTCCTGTCCTACGTCGTCCTGCTTTTCAACGAGGCGGCGCTGCGGCGCTTTCGCAAAACGAACGGTTAA
- the nifX gene encoding nitrogen fixation protein NifX gives MIRTRRFEIVGPELKGLTMKVAFASTDKVHVDEHFGRAEAFYIYEVGPEEAEFTGVLQVKTEGDDEADRIEARCAGLDTCALVYVAQIGGPAAARLVQKKIHPIKSKEQEPITDVVAKLQEVLRGSPPPWLRKAMLKNERPGFLDR, from the coding sequence ATGATCAGAACAAGACGTTTCGAGATCGTCGGCCCGGAGCTGAAAGGATTGACCATGAAGGTGGCATTTGCCAGCACAGACAAAGTTCATGTTGACGAGCACTTCGGCAGGGCCGAGGCGTTCTACATCTATGAAGTCGGGCCGGAAGAGGCCGAATTCACGGGCGTGCTCCAGGTCAAGACCGAAGGGGACGACGAAGCCGACCGCATCGAAGCACGCTGCGCCGGCCTCGATACCTGCGCACTGGTCTACGTCGCCCAGATCGGCGGGCCTGCTGCCGCGCGCCTGGTCCAGAAAAAGATCCACCCCATAAAGAGCAAGGAGCAGGAACCGATCACCGACGTGGTGGCCAAGCTGCAGGAGGTCCTTCGGGGCAGCCCGCCGCCCTGGCTGCGCAAGGCGATGCTCAAGAACGAGCGACCGGGGTTCCTGGACAGATGA
- a CDS encoding enoyl-CoA hydratase-related protein — protein MPFKNLLVEIEERVATLTINRPATLNALDEATLEELGHAMGGLEADEAIHAVVLTGAGEKAFVAGGDIFAMQPLGALEARRSALLAQGVLNRIEGGSKPVIAAVNGYALGGGCELAMACDLRIASETARFGQPEVKIGIIPGWGGTQRLPRLVGRGRALEMILTGEMIDAAEAYRIGLVKRVVPPGELLEEARRLARTIAEKGQVSVRLAREAVREGLEMDLERANLHEADLFALCFATEDQKEGMQAFQEKRPPKFRHR, from the coding sequence ATGCCCTTTAAGAACCTGCTCGTGGAGATCGAGGAGAGGGTCGCCACCCTCACCATCAACCGCCCCGCCACTCTCAACGCCCTCGACGAGGCGACCCTCGAGGAACTCGGACACGCCATGGGCGGGCTGGAGGCCGACGAGGCGATCCACGCCGTGGTCCTCACCGGCGCCGGCGAGAAGGCCTTCGTCGCCGGGGGGGACATCTTCGCCATGCAGCCGCTCGGAGCTCTCGAGGCGCGGCGCAGCGCCCTGCTCGCCCAGGGGGTGCTGAATCGCATCGAGGGGGGCAGCAAGCCGGTCATCGCCGCGGTCAACGGCTACGCCCTCGGCGGCGGATGCGAGCTGGCCATGGCCTGCGACCTGCGCATCGCCAGCGAGACGGCCCGTTTCGGACAGCCGGAGGTCAAGATCGGCATCATCCCCGGCTGGGGGGGGACCCAGCGCCTGCCCCGCCTGGTCGGCCGGGGGCGGGCCCTGGAAATGATCCTCACCGGCGAGATGATCGACGCCGCCGAGGCTTATCGCATCGGTCTGGTCAAACGGGTGGTTCCGCCCGGCGAGCTGCTGGAGGAGGCGCGGCGGCTGGCCCGGACCATCGCCGAGAAGGGGCAGGTCTCGGTGCGGCTGGCCCGGGAGGCGGTGCGCGAGGGGCTGGAGATGGACCTGGAGCGGGCCAACCTCCACGAGGCCGACCTCTTTGCCCTGTGCTTCGCCACCGAGGACCAGAAGGAGGGGATGCAGGCTTTTCAGGAGAAGCGGCCGCCGAAGTTCCGCCATCGCTGA
- the modC gene encoding molybdenum ABC transporter ATP-binding protein, with product MMRLDIDLEKRLGHFAFSARFAVEGRRIGIFGPSGSGKSTLGNLLAGLLSPDAGTILLDGRDLFSSERRVNLAPERRRVAVVFQHAHLFPHLNVRRNLLYGFRRTPADRRKLTLEDVATALDISHLLGRGVGELSGGEKQRVALGRALLASPDLLILDEPLSALDRGLKEQIIPFLRKSLRRFAIPYLYISHSLSEMRLLTDQVLLFADGELQEISDADTLARQRMTSSRGGYLNHLTLSDPREVGSLLGYRWGENELLVSHHDNPQGGLFELSSKDVVLFKKHPHALSARNLLTGTITELIPMGGSVGAVLSCGGERLIAQVVREAALELGMSVGGQVYGAIKASAFRRLV from the coding sequence ATGATGAGACTCGACATCGACCTGGAAAAGAGATTGGGGCACTTCGCCTTTAGCGCCCGCTTTGCCGTGGAGGGCCGGCGGATCGGGATCTTCGGCCCCTCGGGCAGCGGCAAATCGACCCTCGGCAACCTTCTGGCCGGGTTGCTCAGCCCCGACGCCGGAACCATTCTGCTCGATGGCCGCGACCTCTTCAGCAGTGAGCGGCGGGTCAACCTGGCTCCGGAGCGTCGCCGGGTGGCGGTGGTGTTCCAGCATGCCCACCTCTTTCCCCATCTGAACGTGCGCCGGAATCTGCTCTACGGTTTCCGGCGCACCCCGGCCGACCGGCGCAAGCTGACGCTCGAGGATGTCGCCACGGCCCTCGACATCAGCCACCTGCTCGGGCGCGGGGTGGGTGAACTGTCGGGCGGAGAAAAGCAGCGGGTGGCCCTGGGGCGGGCGCTGCTGGCCAGCCCCGACCTGCTGATTCTCGATGAGCCCTTGAGCGCCCTCGACAGGGGCCTGAAGGAACAGATCATCCCCTTTTTGCGCAAATCCCTGCGGCGCTTCGCCATCCCCTACCTCTACATCTCCCACTCCCTGAGCGAAATGCGCCTGCTGACCGACCAGGTCCTGCTCTTTGCCGACGGCGAACTGCAGGAGATTTCCGATGCCGACACCCTGGCCCGCCAGCGGATGACCAGCAGCAGAGGCGGCTACCTGAACCATCTGACGTTAAGCGACCCGCGGGAGGTCGGCAGCCTGCTCGGCTACCGCTGGGGAGAAAACGAACTGCTGGTGAGCCACCATGACAATCCGCAGGGGGGGCTGTTCGAGCTTTCCAGCAAAGACGTGGTGCTGTTCAAAAAGCATCCCCACGCCCTATCGGCCAGGAACCTGCTCACAGGAACGATCACCGAACTGATTCCTATGGGCGGGTCGGTGGGGGCGGTCCTCTCTTGCGGAGGTGAGCGATTGATCGCCCAGGTGGTGCGCGAAGCCGCCCTCGAACTGGGAATGTCCGTCGGCGGGCAGGTCTATGGAGCGATCAAGGCGTCGGCCTTTCGCCGCCTGGTGTAA
- the modA gene encoding molybdate ABC transporter substrate-binding protein, producing MKRLGIIGFALALTLLLPFGPALAAEVRISAAGSLTDAIKELVEGYRQSHPEVELLPNIAASGALAKQIIVGAPADIFISANPKWMEYLQQKGLIAAGSEQVLLFNSLVLVGPPESSVRSLQDLPALQRIALGSPQSVPAGKYTEQALTAAGIYPQLLAERKLVLTKDVRQALLYADRGEVGGAFVYRTDALLAKQARILLAVPQELYPRINYPAALTEAGADNPAAQAFFRFLFSAEAQRIFRNHGFLTP from the coding sequence ATGAAAAGACTTGGAATTATCGGCTTCGCCCTGGCCCTGACGTTGCTGCTGCCGTTTGGCCCGGCGCTGGCTGCCGAGGTCCGAATTTCAGCTGCAGGCAGCCTGACCGATGCGATCAAGGAACTGGTCGAGGGTTATCGGCAGTCCCATCCGGAGGTCGAACTGCTGCCGAATATTGCCGCCTCCGGAGCCCTGGCCAAGCAGATCATTGTCGGTGCGCCCGCCGATATCTTCATCTCGGCCAACCCGAAATGGATGGAATACCTCCAGCAAAAGGGTTTGATTGCCGCCGGTTCGGAACAGGTGCTGCTGTTTAACAGCCTTGTCTTGGTCGGCCCGCCGGAGAGCAGCGTCAGGTCCCTGCAGGACCTGCCCGCACTGCAACGCATCGCGCTGGGGAGTCCCCAATCGGTGCCGGCCGGAAAATATACCGAACAGGCCTTGACGGCAGCAGGGATTTATCCCCAGTTGCTCGCCGAGAGGAAACTGGTTCTGACCAAGGATGTCCGTCAGGCTCTGCTATACGCAGACCGGGGCGAGGTTGGCGGCGCCTTCGTCTACCGGACCGATGCGCTGCTGGCGAAACAGGCGAGAATTCTCCTTGCCGTTCCGCAGGAACTCTACCCGCGGATAAACTATCCGGCGGCATTGACCGAAGCCGGCGCAGACAACCCTGCGGCGCAAGCCTTTTTCCGCTTTCTGTTCAGCGCCGAAGCGCAGCGGATTTTCCGCAACCACGGCTTTCTCACACCTTAA
- the nifK gene encoding nitrogenase molybdenum-iron protein subunit beta gives MSECALKKVTEHSPEEVEKVKEWINTEEYKEKNFARTALVINPAHACQPLGAQMVATAFEGSLPFVHGSQGCASYFRSTFSRHYREPAAATCDAMTEDGAVFGGQNNLFEGLENAYALYKPKMMPVYTTCMPEVIGDDLTAFITNAKQKGHIPEDLPTPYANTPSFNGTHIHGYDAMMRSVLQYLTKDQKVEGKCTGKLNLIPGFDGNTGNIREYKRILEAMEIPYTVMADTSEVFDTPCDGTYQLYPGGTKLEDAAESINGKATISLQKYSTATTMKWIDAEYSGEKAVMPMPFGIAKTDEFLMKLSELFGKEIPAELKAERGRAVDAMTDAHQYLHGKKFAVAGDPDYLIGIVSFLLEMGAIPHHVLCSRATKKFKKEMDALLETSPFGAGCTVYINKDLWHMRSLLVTDPVDGIIGDTHAKWAARDADTPLFRIGFPIIDRVNLHRSPVIGYQGAINILTMIANKFLDIKDETCEDQWFEMMR, from the coding sequence ATGAGCGAATGCGCATTGAAAAAAGTGACCGAGCACTCCCCCGAAGAGGTGGAGAAGGTCAAGGAATGGATAAACACTGAAGAATACAAGGAAAAGAACTTCGCCAGGACCGCCCTGGTGATCAACCCGGCCCACGCCTGCCAGCCTCTCGGGGCGCAGATGGTGGCCACCGCCTTCGAGGGGAGCCTCCCCTTCGTCCACGGCTCCCAGGGGTGCGCGTCCTACTTCCGCAGCACCTTCAGCCGCCACTACCGCGAGCCCGCTGCGGCCACCTGCGACGCCATGACCGAGGACGGCGCCGTCTTCGGCGGCCAGAACAACCTCTTCGAGGGCCTGGAGAACGCCTACGCCCTCTACAAGCCGAAGATGATGCCGGTCTACACCACCTGCATGCCCGAGGTCATCGGCGACGACCTGACCGCCTTCATCACCAACGCCAAGCAGAAGGGTCATATTCCGGAGGACCTGCCGACCCCCTACGCCAACACCCCGAGCTTCAACGGCACCCACATCCACGGTTACGACGCGATGATGCGCTCCGTCCTGCAGTACCTCACCAAGGATCAGAAGGTCGAAGGCAAGTGCACCGGCAAGCTCAACCTGATCCCCGGTTTTGACGGCAACACCGGCAACATCCGCGAGTACAAGCGCATCCTCGAGGCCATGGAGATCCCCTACACGGTGATGGCTGACACCTCCGAGGTCTTCGACACCCCCTGTGACGGGACCTACCAGCTTTACCCCGGCGGGACCAAGCTCGAAGACGCCGCCGAGTCGATCAACGGCAAGGCGACCATCTCTCTGCAGAAGTACTCAACTGCCACCACCATGAAGTGGATCGACGCCGAGTACAGCGGCGAGAAGGCCGTGATGCCCATGCCCTTCGGCATCGCGAAGACCGACGAGTTTCTGATGAAGCTCTCCGAGCTCTTCGGCAAGGAGATCCCCGCGGAGCTCAAGGCTGAGCGCGGCCGGGCCGTCGACGCCATGACCGACGCCCACCAGTACCTGCACGGCAAGAAGTTCGCCGTGGCCGGTGACCCCGACTACCTGATCGGCATCGTCAGCTTCCTGCTCGAAATGGGAGCGATCCCCCACCACGTCCTCTGCTCGCGGGCAACCAAGAAGTTCAAGAAGGAGATGGATGCGCTGCTGGAAACGTCCCCTTTCGGCGCGGGATGCACCGTCTACATCAACAAGGATCTCTGGCACATGCGCTCCCTGCTGGTGACCGACCCGGTCGACGGAATCATCGGCGACACCCACGCCAAGTGGGCCGCCCGCGACGCGGACACCCCCCTGTTCCGCATCGGCTTCCCGATCATCGACCGCGTCAACCTGCACCGTTCCCCGGTGATCGGCTACCAGGGCGCCATCAACATCCTGACCATGATCGCCAACAAGTTCCTCGACATCAAAGACGAGACTTGCGAAGACCAGTGGTTCGAGATGATGCGCTAA